The following are from one region of the Polyangiaceae bacterium genome:
- the map gene encoding type I methionyl aminopeptidase: protein MRRALSFRTGSVEIKTPKEIEAMREVCALAADTLVRVGNLIVPGVTTEEINTFVHQDTLRQGARPAPLNYRGFPKSVCTSVNEVVCHGIPGARRLEEGDIVNVDVTHVYKGFHGDTSATFYVGTPNEDAKKVTEVARKSLDLGIAQVRAGARLGDIGAAIQEFAEGHGCSVVRDFVGHGIGRVFHDEPKVSHYGRWGRGIRLRAGMTFTIEPMINLGGWEVEILDDDWTAITADGSLSAQFEHTVLVTDAGCEILTARKDPLPNSELFPDYFRESRPVG from the coding sequence ATGAGACGTGCCCTGAGCTTTCGAACGGGCTCCGTGGAAATAAAGACGCCCAAGGAAATCGAAGCGATGCGTGAGGTCTGCGCCCTCGCCGCGGACACCCTCGTCCGCGTGGGCAACCTCATCGTCCCAGGCGTGACCACGGAGGAGATCAACACCTTCGTCCACCAGGACACCCTGCGACAAGGCGCCCGCCCCGCCCCCTTGAACTACCGCGGGTTTCCCAAGAGCGTCTGCACCTCCGTCAACGAGGTCGTGTGCCACGGGATCCCCGGCGCCCGCCGCCTGGAGGAGGGCGACATCGTCAACGTGGACGTGACCCATGTGTACAAGGGATTCCACGGTGACACCTCGGCCACGTTCTATGTAGGAACACCCAACGAAGACGCGAAGAAGGTGACGGAGGTCGCCCGCAAGAGCCTGGATCTCGGCATCGCGCAGGTGCGGGCGGGAGCTCGATTGGGCGACATCGGAGCGGCGATCCAGGAGTTCGCAGAAGGCCACGGTTGCTCCGTCGTGCGCGACTTCGTGGGGCATGGGATCGGCCGCGTATTCCACGACGAACCGAAGGTGAGCCACTACGGGCGCTGGGGCCGAGGCATCCGCCTACGGGCAGGAATGACCTTCACCATCGAGCCCATGATCAACCTCGGTGGCTGGGAGGTGGAGATCCTCGACGACGATTGGACCGCCATCACCGCGGATGGCTCCCTCTCCGCTCAGTTCGAGCACACCGTCTTGGTCACCGACGCCGGCTGCGAGATCCTCACCGCCCGCAAAGACCCCCTCCCGAACAGCGAGCTGTTCCCGGACTACTTCCGCGAGTCCCGGCCCGTCGGCTGA
- a CDS encoding Fic family protein — MPARSKKKSKKPVAKKATTRRAASSPRKPKKSQHSSSKKKAKKKPAPKPKPKPKKRPAPKPKPKAKKKPAAAKKKTVAKKAKVSARDRDREKARREKEREKARREKEREKARREKEREKAQREKEREKARREKEREKERKEREKAREKERKEREKAREKERKEREAAKKAREAERERLKEEARRAKEEERAEREAERERLKEEARRAREEERAKREAEREAYRKAKEAERERLRAEKEAARRALEGKVARLSKRAQRAGSGRGATTRVYRPDAIPNQSGTTRRVTGEAPVAPRPPPEPQPAASPVPPPPPPPPPPPPVPERIDERYALIVERLGKCPEEFRREYAESFDMSWIYHDSALEGVVYTFQELKTAIDPNITVVPDSSLQPVCEEIRRHKTALELVRDLGEKKRSSVNIDVIKKLYLTLHPEEGDLKSVKYRKDIPQHRLYFHEYAQPDKIAYRVRQVIDWLNGPEPKKIKDPIRIAARAHYDLLRVFPFPSDSGKVARLLMNVLLMRSGYPPAIIHSTERQRYYEALKGSLPTIITMVRDAINNGLASIEKRLDDQEATLRASF; from the coding sequence ATGCCGGCGCGATCCAAGAAGAAGTCTAAGAAGCCGGTGGCCAAGAAAGCCACCACCCGAAGGGCAGCGAGCTCGCCTCGTAAGCCCAAGAAATCTCAGCATTCTTCGTCCAAGAAGAAGGCCAAGAAGAAGCCGGCGCCCAAGCCGAAGCCGAAGCCCAAGAAGCGGCCGGCCCCGAAGCCGAAGCCCAAGGCCAAGAAGAAGCCGGCGGCGGCAAAGAAGAAGACCGTGGCGAAGAAGGCCAAGGTCAGCGCCCGAGACCGCGACCGCGAGAAGGCCCGTCGCGAAAAAGAGCGCGAGAAGGCCCGCCGCGAGAAAGAGCGCGAGAAGGCCCGCCGCGAGAAAGAACGCGAGAAAGCTCAGCGCGAGAAAGAGCGCGAGAAGGCCCGCCGCGAGAAAGAGCGCGAAAAAGAGCGCAAGGAACGCGAGAAGGCCCGCGAAAAAGAGCGCAAGGAGCGCGAGAAGGCCCGCGAAAAAGAGCGCAAGGAGCGCGAGGCCGCCAAGAAGGCCCGGGAGGCCGAGCGCGAGCGCTTGAAGGAAGAAGCGCGCCGAGCGAAGGAAGAGGAGCGCGCCGAGCGCGAGGCCGAGCGCGAGCGGCTGAAGGAAGAAGCGCGGCGCGCCCGAGAAGAAGAGCGCGCCAAGCGGGAAGCCGAGCGCGAGGCCTATCGCAAGGCGAAGGAAGCGGAGCGCGAGCGCCTGCGGGCCGAAAAGGAAGCCGCCCGCCGAGCCCTGGAGGGCAAGGTGGCCCGCCTCAGCAAGCGCGCCCAACGCGCCGGTTCAGGGCGGGGTGCCACCACGCGCGTGTATCGACCCGACGCCATCCCGAACCAATCGGGAACCACCCGCCGCGTGACCGGCGAGGCGCCCGTCGCCCCCCGTCCCCCGCCGGAGCCCCAGCCGGCAGCATCTCCAGTGCCGCCGCCCCCGCCGCCCCCTCCTCCGCCGCCACCGGTGCCGGAGCGGATCGACGAGCGCTACGCGTTGATCGTAGAGCGTCTCGGCAAGTGCCCGGAGGAGTTCCGGCGTGAGTACGCCGAGAGCTTCGACATGTCCTGGATCTACCACGACAGCGCCCTGGAAGGCGTCGTCTACACCTTCCAGGAGCTCAAGACCGCGATCGATCCCAACATCACGGTAGTACCCGACAGCAGTCTCCAGCCGGTGTGCGAAGAGATCCGTCGCCACAAGACGGCCCTCGAGCTGGTCCGTGACCTCGGCGAGAAGAAGCGCTCCAGCGTCAACATCGACGTGATCAAGAAGCTCTACCTCACGCTTCACCCCGAAGAGGGCGACCTGAAGAGCGTGAAGTACCGCAAGGACATTCCCCAGCACCGGCTGTACTTCCACGAGTACGCCCAGCCGGACAAGATCGCCTATCGCGTGCGCCAGGTGATCGACTGGCTGAACGGCCCGGAGCCGAAGAAGATCAAGGACCCGATCCGCATCGCGGCGCGCGCTCACTACGATCTGCTGCGCGTCTTCCCGTTCCCGTCGGACAGCGGCAAGGTCGCCCGTTTGCTGATGAACGTGTTGCTCATGCGCTCGGGCTACCCGCCTGCCATCATTCATTCCACGGAGCGGCAGCGCTATTACGAAGCACTCAAGGGCTCGCTGCCCACCATCATCACGATGGTGCGCGACGCCATCAACAATGGCCTGGCCAGCATCGAGAAGCGTCTCGACGACCAAGAAGCCACCCTCCGAGCAAGCTTCTGA
- a CDS encoding TolC family protein, protein MRFALAFVLLATGTLAASPARAQESAKVSGPRYDLRRCLNLAEQNYPKIHEARARLEQKRAQVRQAHTQPYSDFTFTGGIGPAPTVRGTSIYSPNTDASLTSNMALAWQVGIEGAVPLWTFGKITNLWDAADAQVKVGEHEVKKEKNAVKLSVRQAFYGILLARDSLLLLRDASKRIDKYIKRLSDRVAEGEGDDIELIKLKMYREDLVVKESEARRHEAQALAGLRFLTGVRGQFDIADRPLKKNPHTLAPLARYLEAARLFRPEINMARAGIAARNAQLRLERSRYYPDLAVGLSAKWAKAPEVTDQQNPFVHDGGNYFHYGAALVLRWKLDFLPQSARVAQAAAQVEEIRATERYALGGVAVEVENAYIEARDAQKRLDAHTRALKLAKQWLIKVQQGIDVGTFEEEDIADPAKEYALKRFNQLSAIFDYNVAVAKLAQATGWDAMNNER, encoded by the coding sequence ATGCGCTTTGCCCTGGCCTTCGTCTTGCTTGCGACCGGCACCTTGGCCGCGAGCCCCGCGCGAGCGCAGGAGTCGGCGAAGGTCAGCGGACCGCGCTACGATCTGAGGCGCTGTCTCAACCTGGCGGAGCAGAACTACCCGAAGATCCACGAGGCTCGGGCGCGCTTGGAGCAGAAGCGTGCGCAGGTGCGGCAGGCCCATACCCAGCCCTACTCCGACTTCACCTTCACCGGGGGCATCGGGCCGGCGCCCACGGTTCGCGGAACCAGCATCTACAGCCCCAATACGGACGCATCGCTGACCAGCAACATGGCCCTCGCATGGCAGGTGGGCATCGAGGGCGCGGTGCCGCTCTGGACGTTCGGCAAGATCACGAACCTGTGGGACGCCGCCGACGCTCAAGTGAAGGTCGGCGAGCACGAGGTGAAGAAGGAGAAGAACGCCGTCAAGCTGTCGGTGCGGCAAGCCTTCTACGGCATCCTGCTGGCGCGGGATTCCCTGCTCTTGCTGCGAGACGCCTCCAAGCGCATCGACAAGTACATCAAGCGGCTATCGGATCGCGTGGCCGAAGGGGAAGGGGACGACATCGAGCTCATCAAGCTCAAGATGTACCGCGAAGATCTGGTGGTGAAGGAGAGCGAGGCTCGCCGTCACGAAGCGCAGGCCCTCGCGGGGCTGCGCTTCCTCACCGGCGTCCGTGGTCAGTTCGACATCGCGGACCGACCCCTCAAGAAGAACCCGCACACCCTCGCGCCGCTGGCTCGCTACCTGGAAGCGGCGCGCTTGTTTCGTCCGGAGATCAACATGGCGCGGGCGGGCATCGCGGCCCGCAACGCCCAGCTTCGCCTCGAACGCTCCCGCTACTATCCGGATCTGGCCGTCGGCCTCAGCGCCAAGTGGGCCAAGGCGCCGGAGGTCACGGACCAGCAGAACCCCTTCGTGCACGACGGTGGCAACTACTTCCACTACGGTGCGGCGCTGGTGCTGCGCTGGAAGCTCGACTTCCTGCCGCAGTCCGCGCGCGTGGCGCAAGCCGCGGCGCAGGTGGAAGAAATCCGCGCTACCGAGCGATACGCGCTGGGGGGCGTCGCCGTGGAGGTGGAGAACGCCTACATCGAGGCCCGCGACGCCCAGAAGCGGCTCGACGCTCACACCCGCGCGCTGAAGCTGGCGAAGCAGTGGCTCATCAAGGTGCAGCAAGGCATCGACGTGGGCACCTTCGAGGAAGAAGACATCGCAGATCCCGCCAAGGAGTACGCCCTCAAGCGCTTCAACCAGCTGTCCGCGATCTTCGACTACAACGTGGCGGTCGCCAAGCTGGCCCAGGCGACGGGCTGGGACGCGATGAACAACGAGCGTTGA
- a CDS encoding polymer-forming cytoskeletal protein has protein sequence MDASLPATEITALLGRGTRFEGKLHFEGRVRIDGFFKGEIHSDDVLIIGEGAEVDAEIDVATVIIKGGTVTGNVRAATSIELYVPARVNGNLHSPEIFMDKGVQFSGSCTMAPL, from the coding sequence ATGGACGCCTCCCTGCCCGCCACCGAAATCACGGCCTTGCTGGGCCGGGGTACCCGTTTCGAGGGCAAGCTCCACTTCGAGGGTCGCGTGCGGATCGACGGCTTTTTCAAGGGCGAAATCCACAGTGACGACGTGCTGATCATCGGCGAGGGGGCCGAGGTAGACGCCGAGATCGACGTGGCCACGGTGATCATCAAGGGGGGCACGGTCACCGGCAACGTGCGCGCAGCGACCTCCATCGAGCTGTACGTGCCGGCGCGGGTGAACGGGAACCTGCACTCCCCGGAGATCTTCATGGACAAGGGCGTGCAGTTCTCCGGCAGCTGCACGATGGCGCCGCTGTAG
- a CDS encoding NifU family protein, with protein sequence MGSSRDELERVVRQVIAPLLRADGAEVYLIAVTDSEVRLHVKGHYSGCPGLTLTKRRVIEPAIQAVAPEAQVDLSSGAIVPPDAERLEE encoded by the coding sequence ATGGGGTCGTCGCGTGACGAGCTCGAACGTGTCGTTCGCCAGGTGATCGCCCCACTTTTGCGGGCGGACGGGGCAGAAGTGTACTTGATCGCGGTGACCGACAGTGAGGTTCGGCTCCACGTGAAGGGGCACTATTCGGGCTGTCCGGGCCTCACCCTCACCAAGCGCCGCGTGATCGAGCCTGCCATCCAAGCAGTCGCGCCCGAGGCCCAGGTCGACCTGAGCTCGGGCGCGATCGTACCGCCGGATGCCGAGCGGCTCGAAGAGTAG
- a CDS encoding sigma-54-dependent Fis family transcriptional regulator, protein MSEDEVEAITTDGADPLCVLVVDDEPTLRRNLARILLSRGMKVHTAGDGAVAMELLGSERVDVALVDLMMPNVGGMELLEFVKSRHADVEVIMMTAFADVETAVKTVRAGAYHFLTKPFRSNDEVVLSVVKAAERRRLLDRARMLEQRLEQMRKFGELIGNSPRMQEVYRLALGVAPTETTVLILGESGTGKELTARAIHQHSRRSGKPFVAVNCSAIPVDLVESELFGHVRGAFSGATATRPGLFEAADGGTIFLDEVGDLPALAQVKLLRVLQQGEIKRVGANETKIVDVRVVAATNVDLRTQIEQGRFRDDLYYRLNVVAIELPALRERKDDIPLLAYHFLHKHTLRAKRDIKRIDPDAMAQLERYPWPGNVRELENAVEHAVVFCHGEALSAGDLPFSRGAPSAAGSVDETSGFTSALFDLPFREAKQRALDEFEESYLSTVLRRAQGNVSEAARQAGLDRSNFRRTAKRAGLLGNKD, encoded by the coding sequence ATGAGCGAAGACGAAGTCGAGGCCATCACGACGGACGGTGCCGATCCGTTGTGCGTGTTGGTGGTGGACGATGAGCCGACGCTGCGGCGGAATCTCGCGCGGATCCTGCTGAGTCGCGGCATGAAGGTGCACACGGCGGGGGACGGCGCCGTGGCCATGGAGCTGCTCGGCAGCGAGCGGGTGGACGTCGCGCTGGTGGATCTGATGATGCCCAACGTTGGCGGGATGGAGCTGTTGGAGTTCGTCAAGAGTCGCCACGCGGACGTGGAAGTGATCATGATGACGGCCTTCGCGGATGTGGAGACCGCCGTAAAGACGGTGCGCGCCGGCGCCTACCACTTCCTGACCAAGCCCTTCCGCTCCAACGACGAGGTCGTGCTCTCCGTGGTGAAGGCGGCGGAGCGCCGCCGGCTCCTGGATCGCGCTCGCATGTTGGAACAGCGCCTCGAGCAGATGCGCAAGTTCGGCGAGCTGATCGGCAACTCGCCCCGCATGCAGGAGGTGTATCGCCTGGCCCTGGGCGTGGCGCCCACGGAGACCACGGTGCTGATCCTGGGCGAGAGCGGCACCGGCAAGGAGCTCACGGCCCGGGCGATTCATCAGCACTCGCGGCGCAGCGGGAAGCCCTTCGTCGCCGTCAACTGCTCGGCCATTCCGGTGGATCTGGTGGAGAGCGAGCTGTTCGGCCACGTGCGGGGCGCATTCAGCGGCGCCACCGCCACGCGTCCGGGGCTGTTCGAGGCGGCAGACGGCGGCACCATCTTTCTCGACGAGGTGGGCGACCTACCGGCGCTGGCCCAAGTGAAGCTCCTGCGCGTGCTGCAGCAGGGGGAGATCAAGCGCGTCGGTGCCAACGAAACCAAGATCGTGGACGTGCGCGTGGTGGCGGCGACCAACGTGGACCTGCGCACGCAGATCGAACAGGGACGATTTCGCGACGACCTCTACTACCGCCTCAACGTGGTCGCCATCGAGCTGCCCGCGCTGCGGGAGCGCAAGGACGACATTCCGCTCCTCGCTTATCACTTTCTGCACAAGCACACGCTCCGCGCCAAGCGTGACATCAAGCGCATCGACCCGGATGCGATGGCGCAGCTCGAGCGCTACCCCTGGCCGGGCAACGTGCGCGAGCTGGAGAACGCCGTCGAGCACGCCGTGGTGTTCTGTCATGGCGAGGCGCTTTCGGCGGGGGACCTGCCCTTTTCGCGAGGCGCACCGTCGGCTGCCGGGAGCGTGGACGAAACCTCCGGGTTCACCAGTGCCCTGTTCGATCTGCCCTTCCGCGAAGCGAAGCAGCGGGCCCTCGACGAGTTCGAGGAGAGCTATTTGTCCACCGTCCTACGACGAGCTCAGGGCAACGTGTCGGAGGCCGCACGGCAGGCCGGGCTCGACCGTTCGAATTTCCGACGGACCGCCAAGCGCGCCGGACTTTTGGGCAACAAGGACTGA
- a CDS encoding diguanylate cyclase gives MDALAREQRGFGARPQREEAARGARQHRLPTPVRLSCGPGVGRKAGGARRRRRLAFPGSDAVVVPRAPISELRGSSATLGAVVDSEPPLASEPPISGGPVSRSVVGSTIVVADDDRITRELLSSMLRANGFVVEAVEDGQAAVERVGRGDVDLVLLDILMPRLSGLEACRLLKGMTTETFLPVVLVTVKTDTQSRVEGLRIGADDYVCKPFDERELIARVEAMLRIKKLHDHVVRARAKLEQLSVHDDLTGLYNYRYLHTRLAEEFKRAERYHDPLACIVLDIDRLQAINDSDGRSAGDTVIKGVAEAIGRTVRDVDVVARFGGDEFLVVLPSTHFAGSVTVAERIWRSVSERPFFGEGSRPFRVTLSVGVALYPSRDVRSKDALLRASDAALHHAKRDGGNRICVFQQHGYLYTPVVGEGTGEPLPSERPGTPRSNPPPAGRRGYRISDRPPSSRRGSG, from the coding sequence ATGGACGCGCTGGCTCGCGAGCAGCGTGGGTTCGGAGCACGACCTCAGCGCGAGGAAGCTGCTCGCGGTGCGAGGCAGCATCGGTTACCGACACCCGTGCGGCTGTCTTGCGGTCCTGGCGTGGGCCGGAAAGCGGGTGGGGCGCGGCGGCGCAGACGCTTGGCTTTCCCTGGATCTGATGCCGTAGTCGTCCCCCGCGCCCCGATTTCTGAACTCCGCGGCAGTAGTGCTACCCTCGGAGCCGTGGTTGACAGCGAGCCGCCTCTTGCGAGCGAACCGCCCATCTCCGGCGGACCGGTCTCCCGCTCCGTCGTGGGATCCACGATCGTCGTCGCGGACGACGACCGCATCACCCGTGAGCTGCTGTCCAGCATGCTGCGCGCCAACGGCTTCGTGGTGGAAGCCGTGGAAGACGGCCAGGCCGCGGTGGAGCGCGTGGGGCGCGGCGACGTCGACCTGGTGCTGCTCGACATCCTGATGCCCAGACTATCGGGCCTCGAGGCGTGCCGTCTGCTCAAGGGCATGACCACCGAGACGTTCCTGCCGGTGGTGTTGGTGACGGTGAAGACGGACACCCAGAGTCGGGTGGAGGGGCTGCGCATCGGCGCCGACGACTACGTGTGCAAGCCGTTCGACGAGCGTGAGCTCATCGCTCGGGTAGAGGCCATGCTGCGCATCAAGAAGCTCCACGACCACGTGGTGCGAGCGCGAGCAAAGCTCGAGCAGCTGAGCGTTCACGACGATCTCACGGGGCTCTACAACTACCGCTACTTGCACACGCGGCTGGCCGAGGAGTTCAAGCGGGCAGAGCGCTATCACGACCCGCTGGCGTGCATCGTGCTCGACATCGATCGGCTGCAAGCCATCAACGATTCCGACGGCAGAAGCGCCGGGGACACCGTGATCAAGGGCGTCGCGGAGGCCATCGGTCGGACGGTGCGGGACGTGGACGTCGTGGCCCGCTTCGGAGGCGACGAGTTCCTCGTGGTGCTGCCCAGCACGCACTTCGCCGGCTCGGTCACCGTGGCCGAGCGGATCTGGCGCTCCGTCAGCGAGCGGCCCTTCTTCGGCGAGGGCTCCCGGCCCTTCCGCGTCACCTTGAGCGTGGGCGTCGCGCTGTATCCGTCGCGGGACGTGCGCTCGAAGGACGCGCTGCTCCGTGCTTCCGACGCGGCGCTGCACCACGCCAAGCGCGACGGCGGCAATCGCATCTGCGTCTTTCAGCAGCACGGCTACCTGTACACGCCGGTGGTGGGCGAGGGCACCGGGGAGCCGCTCCCCTCCGAGCGGCCGGGCACGCCGCGCTCCAATCCCCCGCCGGCGGGGCGTCGCGGCTATCGCATCTCCGATCGGCCGCCCTCCAGCCGTCGGGGGTCGGGATGA
- the rpsP gene encoding 30S ribosomal protein S16, whose protein sequence is MAVHIRLARHGAKKTPFYRIVVTDHRNPRDGRFIENIGVFNPAEPAKLEIDRERLEYWKSHGAQPSATLEQLLKKTPAPTA, encoded by the coding sequence ATGGCCGTTCACATCCGACTCGCCCGCCACGGCGCCAAGAAGACTCCGTTTTACCGCATCGTGGTCACGGACCACCGCAATCCGCGGGACGGACGCTTCATCGAGAACATCGGCGTTTTCAACCCCGCCGAGCCCGCCAAGCTCGAGATCGACCGTGAGCGCCTCGAGTACTGGAAGTCCCACGGCGCCCAGCCGTCCGCTACGCTGGAGCAGCTCCTCAAGAAGACGCCCGCGCCCACGGCGTGA
- a CDS encoding glycosyltransferase family 39 protein, which translates to MAVLSRLARPRVLPFLLYGLSLVLLLIASRLTGPSFEELGRLANVDATGAVVKGIAGSGLGALSDARAQTVYRGFDARGTGFILLAAWSKLSLGRVGIVDPLTASRLPWLLLLAAAPLSLWSLLARRFGPLLAGFGALLLLLTPRWLHAAATASDAALLGTTWLGAFALAFRARQSRQHRLRWALLAGLWVGVGATRSLAALWLVPLMIAVEVLASPRRCFRGGRLLAPSSALFALGFAPLLLLISNPGLWKSNVVGLARWALAPLAPTVQPTLVLGATIQRPPVPGGYAALWLVETTPWVLLLLALVGLGSSVVRVVRRRAEPWDVLLLAGFAATLLGPALTPLPLTLFPPRVELALPFVALAAAAGASAALSVAQPKLARPSLGVVLLAVALSSLVRVPVLGSYFSPLLGGAGRVIAARSLPPGDGSELSRMAAAMDAMGLPQITISAEPEVPPNAFSTLRELGRMRAAVVIVPRGRPAQLQLTRGAVPGAVARVEAGGAVLWSLAPSP; encoded by the coding sequence GTGGCTGTTCTGAGCCGCCTCGCGCGTCCCCGCGTGCTGCCGTTCCTGCTCTATGGGCTGTCCCTCGTGCTCCTGCTGATCGCATCGCGGCTGACGGGGCCATCGTTCGAGGAGCTGGGCCGGCTGGCCAACGTCGACGCCACCGGCGCCGTGGTGAAGGGCATCGCGGGGTCGGGGCTCGGGGCGCTTTCGGACGCGCGGGCCCAGACGGTGTACCGCGGCTTCGACGCTCGCGGCACGGGGTTCATCCTGCTCGCGGCCTGGTCGAAGCTCAGCTTGGGACGCGTGGGGATAGTGGATCCGCTGACGGCCTCCCGCTTGCCGTGGCTGCTGCTCCTCGCCGCGGCACCGCTTTCGCTGTGGTCGCTGCTCGCGCGGCGCTTCGGTCCGCTCCTGGCTGGGTTCGGGGCGCTGCTCCTGTTGCTGACGCCGCGCTGGCTCCACGCCGCTGCCACCGCCTCCGACGCGGCGCTCTTGGGCACCACGTGGTTGGGCGCCTTCGCCCTCGCCTTTCGAGCACGCCAGTCGCGCCAACATCGGCTGCGCTGGGCGTTGCTCGCGGGGCTCTGGGTCGGGGTGGGGGCGACGCGGAGCCTCGCCGCCCTGTGGCTGGTGCCGCTCATGATCGCGGTGGAGGTGCTCGCGTCGCCGCGTCGCTGCTTCCGTGGCGGCAGACTGCTCGCCCCCAGCAGCGCGCTCTTCGCCCTCGGTTTCGCTCCGCTGTTGCTGCTGATCTCCAATCCCGGCTTGTGGAAGTCCAACGTGGTGGGCCTGGCGCGCTGGGCTCTGGCTCCGCTGGCTCCCACGGTGCAGCCGACGCTGGTCTTGGGCGCCACCATCCAGCGACCGCCGGTGCCCGGGGGCTACGCCGCGTTGTGGTTGGTGGAGACCACGCCCTGGGTGCTATTACTGCTGGCGCTCGTGGGTCTCGGGTCGAGCGTGGTGCGCGTCGTCCGACGTCGCGCCGAGCCCTGGGACGTGCTGCTGCTCGCGGGCTTCGCCGCCACGCTCCTCGGTCCGGCGCTCACGCCGCTGCCCCTCACGCTGTTCCCGCCGCGGGTGGAGCTCGCGTTGCCCTTCGTGGCGCTGGCTGCCGCGGCGGGAGCCAGCGCCGCGCTGTCCGTCGCCCAACCGAAGCTCGCGCGCCCGAGTCTCGGCGTCGTACTCCTCGCCGTCGCGCTCTCGAGCCTGGTCCGCGTTCCCGTGCTGGGCAGCTACTTCTCGCCGCTCCTCGGAGGCGCGGGTCGTGTGATCGCGGCCCGCAGCTTGCCCCCCGGGGACGGCAGCGAGCTGTCGCGCATGGCCGCCGCCATGGACGCGATGGGCTTGCCGCAGATCACGATCTCCGCCGAGCCCGAGGTGCCGCCCAACGCGTTCTCCACACTGCGCGAGCTCGGCCGCATGCGCGCGGCGGTCGTGATCGTTCCCCGCGGCCGACCTGCCCAACTCCAGCTGACCCGCGGCGCCGTCCCCGGCGCCGTCGCCCGGGTCGAAGCGGGTGGCGCCGTGCTGTGGAGCCTGGCTCCTAGCCCCTGA